Proteins encoded in a region of the Vitis riparia cultivar Riparia Gloire de Montpellier isolate 1030 chromosome 7, EGFV_Vit.rip_1.0, whole genome shotgun sequence genome:
- the LOC117918858 gene encoding transcription factor MYB108-like → MVVSERGCDSEEEMNMDLRKGPWTAEEDTLLNNYITIHGEGRWNSLARCAGLKRTGKSCRLRWLNYLRPNVKRGNITLQEQLLILELHSRYGNRWSKIAQHLPGRTDNEIKNYWRTRVQKQAKQLKCDVNSKQFRDTMRYVWMPRLVERIKAAGGDSTPTAPATYGHHMSSQILDMPRNGEFGLGYSDPGLRPEFSGGPSEGSETQVSPVSDMTDYYDFSGGNCSDSQQNGVLSYPEQADTSSGCLEFEGLEQSNGWSLGGGDSLENLLNDEDIWFLKQQFFDDF, encoded by the exons ATGGTGGTGAGCGAGAGAGGTTGTGACTCAGAAGAAGAGATGAACATGGACCTGAGGAAAGGTCCATGGACGGCTGAAGAGGACACGCTGCTCAACAATTACATTACCATCCACGGCGAAGGCCGCTGGAACTCCCTAGCTCGCTGCGCAG GTTTGAAGAGAACTGGGAAGAGTTGCAGGCTGAGATGGTTGAACTACTTGCGACCTAATGTCAAGCGCGGAAACATTACGCTGCAAGAACAGCTGCTTATCCTCGAGCTCCATTCTCGCTATGGAAACAG GTGGTCCAAAATAGCCCAACACCTGCCTGGGAGGACAGACAATGAGATCAAAAACTACTGGAGAACAAGGGTTCAAAAGCAGGCAAAGCAGCTCAAATGCGATGTTAACAGCAAGCAATTCAGAGACACCATGCGCTATGTGTGGATGCCACGCTTGGTCGAGCGAATCAAAGCTGCCGGAGGCGATTCCACCCCCACCGCCCCCGCCACCTACGGTCACCATATGTCAAGTCAAATTCTGGATATGCCCAGAAACGGCGAGTTTGGGTTGGGGTACTCAGACCCAGGTCTCCGTCCAGAGTTCTCCGGGGGGCCCTCAGAGGGGTCGGAGACCCAGGTGTCGCCGGTATCAGACATGACAGACTACTACGATTTCTCTGGCGGGAACTGCTCGGACAGTCAGCAAAACGGGGTCCTTTCATACCCAGAACAAGCGGATACATCATCTGGGTGCTTGGAATTTGAGGGGCTTGAGCAGAGCAATGGGTGGTCGTTGGGAGGTGGGGACTCACTGGAGAATTTGCTGAATGATGAGGATATTTGGTTCTTAAAGCAACAGTTCTTTGACGACTTCTAG
- the LOC117917698 gene encoding probable pectinesterase 53 → MASNTRLQIIIFTISLCNLSLMSSSSWRSLDTQTDYRKWVSWNVENYRKKTALQSQSINETPSGGGGKALDIKLSKAEMNKVTMTVSQDGTADYTTISDALHTIPLYNTRRVILVIKPGVYREKVTIPRALPFVTFLGDASDPPTITGNDTASVIGRNGVPLKTFQSATVGVDANYFVAINIKFENTAPHVIGSAGGQAVALRISGTKAAFYNCSFYGSQDTLYDHTGLHYFNNCFIQGSVDFIFGYGRSLYENCSLNSVAKKVASLTAQKRSTSSMASGFSFKDCVVTGSGTVYLGRAWGDYSRVVFSYTFMDKLVLPQGWSDWGKKKLDSRVYYGEYKCSGPGANLTARVPWAHMMTDEEAEPFLATHYVDGDTWLISP, encoded by the exons ATGGCCTCGAACACACGTCTCCAAATCATTATCTTCACCATCTCCCTATGCAACCTCTCTCTGATGTCCTCTTCTTCATGGAGGTCCCTAGATACACAGACAGATTACAGAAAATGGGTGTCATGGAACGTTGAAAACTATCGAAAGAAGACTGCCCTCCAATCACAATCCATCAATGAAACGCCCAGTGGTGGTGGGGGGAAAGCCCTGGACATAAAGTTGAGCAAGGCTGAGATGAACAAGGTGACAATGACTGTTAGCCAAGATGGCACTGCCGATTACACCACTATCTCTGACGCCCTTCACACCATTCCACTGTACAACACTAGAAGAGTGATACTTGTGATAAAGCCTGGTGTTTATAG GGAAAAGGTCACCATCCCTAGAGCTTTGCCCTTCGTTACATTTCTAGGGGATGCTAGTGACCCGCCTACGATTACTGGAAACGACACTGCGTCGGTCATTGGAAGAAATGGGGTGCCACTGAAGACCTTCCAGAGTGCAACTGTTGGAGTCGATGCAAACTATTTTGTGGCCATCAACATCAAATTTGAG AACACAGCTCCCCATGTGATTGGATCGGCCGGAGGCCAAGCAGTGGCACTTCGCATCTCAGGGACAAAGGCTGCATTTTATAACTGTAGTTTTTATGGCTCTCAAGACACTCTTTATGACCACACGGGCCTTCACTATTTCAACAATTGCTTCATCCAAGGCTCTGTTGACTTCATTTTTGGCTATGGCAGGTCCCTCTATGAG AACTGCAGTTTAAACTCAGTAGCCAAGAAAGTGGCATCCCTTACGGCCCAAAAGCGCAGCACTTCCTCGATGGCAAGTGGGTTTTCCTTCAAAGACTGTGTGGTAACAGGGAGTGGCACGGTTTACCTTGGAAGAGCTTGGGGTGATTACTCGAGGGTTGTCTTCTCTTACACATTCATGGACAAGCTTGTCCTTCCCCAAGGATGGAGTGATTGGGGCAAGAAAAAGCTGGACTC GAGAGTGTATTATGGAGAGTATAAGTGCAGTGGACCAGGAGCCAACTTGACGGCAAGAGTGCCATGGGCACATATGATGACAGATGAGGAGGCTGAGCCTTTTCTAGCGACTCACTATGTGGATGGAGATACCTGGCTCATTAGTCCATAA